One Panicum virgatum strain AP13 chromosome 9K, P.virgatum_v5, whole genome shotgun sequence genomic region harbors:
- the LOC120651921 gene encoding uncharacterized protein LOC120651921 — MAPALLPEAAPRLLSPETLRTAAKQSQGIHLVPLSLRRAIKRYLRDQDKAHMNRKVLLLSASFDRAKGTGAELAAAATRGALLDDPNAPSGAEQRAARWKVRSAYGDIGLQYREDETVAYVASRMPAIYAACHRVLREVRQRLPEFAPAKVLDFGAGPSSALWAMRAVWPKSIERVNLIEPSKEMQRAGQSLLDSLKGLPLIHSYDSIQELNRNIEKHERGHDLVISSYALGEIPSLSDRITIVRQLWDLTSDVLVLLEPGTPQGAKIISQMRSYILWMEKRKCRKIEKSSSHPPSNMKRIVAQESSLKNGSFVVAPCPHDGQCPLENSDKYCHFVQRLERTSSQRAYKRSKGVPLRGFEDENFCYVALRRGKRPEEAWPLDGMKFETLKERHAKRKPEDLIIDYDDQFPSEQDEEAPNDGGDSLVPYASDEHELSLFHDSEEAEEEEEQTIRADLGGGWGRIIYSPIRRGKQVQMDVCRATKRDASEGTFERVVVTKSKNPTLHFQARWSLWGDLWPF, encoded by the exons ATGGCGCCCGCGCTActgccggaggcggcgccgcggctGCTGTCGCCGGAGACCCTCCGCACGGCCGCCAAGCAGTCCCAGGGGATCCACCTCGTTCCCCTCTCCCTCCGCCGCGCCATCAAGCGCTACCTCCGAG ACCAAGACAAGGCGCACATGAACCGCAAGGTGCTGCTTCTCTCGGCCTCCTTCGACCGCGCCAAGGGCAccggcgccgagctcgccgcggccgccacccgCGGCGCGCTCCTCGACGACCCCAACGCGCCCTCGGGTGCCGAGCAGCGAGCGGCGCGCTGGAAGGTGCGATCCGCGTATGGTGATATCGGCCTGCAGTACCGCGAGGATGAAACAGTTGCCTATGTTGCGTCACGCATGCCTGCCATCTATGCCGCATGCCACCGTGTGCTCCGCGAG GTTCGACAGAGGTTGCCAGAGTTTGCGCCTGCCAAGGTGTTGGATTTTGGTGCCGGGCCAAGCTCAGCTCTTTG GGCGATGAGGGCAGTGTGGCCAAAATCAATAGAGCGGGTTAACCTGATCGAGCCTTCCAAGGAAATGCAGAGAGCAGGGCAAAGTCTACTCGACA GTTTGAAGGGGTTGCCACTTATCCACAGCTATGATAGCATCCAAGAGTTGAACCGCAACATAGAAAAACATGAGCGTGGGCACGATCTTGTCATATCG TCTTATGCACTTGGGGAGATTCCTTCTTTGAGCGACCGAATAACAATAGTGCGCCAGCTTTGGGACCTGACAAGTGATGTTTTG GTTTTGTTGGAACCTGGAACACCTCAAGGAGCGAAGATTATAAGTCAAATGCGCTCTTATATCCTTTGGATGGAAAAGAGA AAGTGTCGCAAAATCGAGAAATCCTCAAGCCATCCTCCAAGTAACATGAAGAGGATTGTTGCTCAAGAATCCTCATTGAAAAATGGGTCTTTTGTGGTTGCCCCT TGCCCCCATGACGGTCAATGTCCATTGGAGAATTCAGACAAGTACTGCCACTTTGTCCAGAGATTAGAGAGGACTTCATCTCAACGTGCCTACAAG AGGTCAAAAGGTGTGCCTTTACGTGGTTTTGAGGATGAAAATTTTTGCTATGTTGCTTTAAGAAGGGGCAAACGGCCAGA GGAAGCTTGGCCACTTGATGGCATGAAATTTGAGACACTTAAAGAACGCCATGCTAAGAGAAAACCAGAAGATCTTATCATCGATTATG ACGATCAatttccaagtgagcaagatgaagaggcCCCTAATGATGGAGGGGACAGTCTGGTACCATATGCTTCAGATGAACATGAATTAAGTTTGTTCCATGACAGTGAagaagcggaggaggaggaggaacaaACGATTCGTGCTGACCTTGGAGGAGGATGGGGCCGGATTATATACAGCCCCATTAGAAGAGGGAAGCAAGTACAGATGGATGTATGTCGTGCCACCAAACGGGACGCATCCGAAGGCACGTTTGAGCGTGTAGTTGTCACCAAGAGCAAGAATCCTACCCTGCATTTTCAGGCCCGCTGGTCACTTTGGGGCGACCTCTGGCCATTTTAA